One part of the Melitaea cinxia chromosome 8, ilMelCinx1.1, whole genome shotgun sequence genome encodes these proteins:
- the LOC123655562 gene encoding gem-associated protein 8-like — protein sequence MICSPTDEDSQIVKKVLPSNIFRKIKRSNRKSLQRKVRKRYTKFVNTMSSWAENFAVAATWQFKHQVAYWKAKAVALEYENKVLHDVIRKNHLQLDSLPDIENRMEAEFQKNRYRTQTEIEENEDGTKSKVEESDTENEEDEEAEEDGFEVSEEYIQFLTANVKIKEQAKREREILKAKREAENAAALKEERRETEEECRERMKRLYGPKWQRISALEMSMLSNFIHDSDELKPSYWPNIPFNFSS from the coding sequence atgaTTTGTTCACCTACCGATGAAGATTCTCAAATAGTTAAAAAAGTCTTACCCTCAaacatatttagaaaaataaaaagaagtaacaGGAAATCATTGCAAAGGAAGGTAAGGAAAAGGTACACGAAATTCGTTAACACAATGTCGTCTTGGGCAGAAAATTTCGCTGTGGCTGCGACATGGCAATTCAAACATCAAGTCGCATATTGGAAGGCGAAGGCTGTAGCCTTGGAATATGAAAACAAAGTATTACACGATGTTATTCGAAAGAATCATTTACAACTTGATTCATTGCCAGATATTGAAAATAGAATGGAAGCtgaattccaaaaaaatagatacCGAACTCAGACTGAAATCGAAGAAAATGAAGACGGAACAAAAAGTAAAGTGGAAGAGAGTGATACGGAAAACGAAGAAGATGAAGAAGCCGAGGAGGACGGCTTTGAGGTTAGTGAGGAGTACATTCAGTTTCTAACAGCCAATGTTAAAATCAAAGAACAAGCTAAACGCGAGAGAGAGATTCTTAAAGCAAAAAGGGAGGCAGAAAACGCGGCTGCGTTAAAAGAAGAACGGCGGGAAACAGAAGAAGAGTGTAGAGAGAGAATGAAACGTTTGTATGGACCTAAGTGGCAACGAATATCAGCGCTAGAGATGTCAATGTTATCGAATTTTATACACGATTCTGATGAATTGAAACCGTCATATTGGCCGAACATACCTTTTAACTTTAGCAGTTGA